From the genome of Cytobacillus firmus, one region includes:
- a CDS encoding helix-turn-helix domain-containing protein gives MKEGLIIKYYRERAGLTQTQLGEGICSVTHISKIERGHTQYSSEITNLICKRLNIDLISELEKFNMLETKLHEWLDAMVKQQKEDIELIKEELAQNPYLHFSETKSFHSILLARYHLMQGEHDKGKSLLDSCQKAWNTLDRFERNLLEHTWSIYFLNLQNCKEAIAHLKNINPKDYNNHEFYFHLATSSHLMNDKVKAYHYGTLALSHFRETNNFKRILDTETVLLIQMGTYDLCQFEETVKQYHTLIKSCRTHKEEAREMNLWHNLAVEYFAKGFYSEASEVYKKLLEQWEVNPNPPLKLSAIRGYVHSCLNLDHYNKQNLRSLLDDGRRLAEQFQNKTYQYVFYMLDILLEDKDINDYYFFLENTFLPHLYELGNSTLITLYEKELFHYYRKSSQHEKASGLAAKYFEPQVH, from the coding sequence TTGAAGGAAGGTTTAATTATAAAATATTACCGGGAACGGGCTGGATTGACCCAAACGCAGCTGGGCGAAGGGATTTGTTCAGTGACTCATATAAGCAAAATAGAGCGGGGGCATACACAATATTCGTCTGAAATCACAAATCTGATCTGTAAACGGCTGAATATAGATCTTATAAGTGAGCTTGAAAAGTTTAATATGCTGGAGACTAAACTTCATGAATGGCTGGATGCCATGGTTAAACAGCAAAAAGAAGATATAGAATTGATTAAAGAGGAATTAGCCCAAAATCCTTACCTGCATTTTTCGGAAACAAAATCTTTTCACTCAATCCTTTTGGCTCGCTACCACCTCATGCAAGGAGAGCACGATAAAGGCAAATCGCTGTTAGACAGCTGCCAAAAAGCTTGGAACACTCTTGATCGTTTTGAACGGAATCTTCTAGAACATACTTGGAGCATTTATTTTCTTAACTTACAGAATTGCAAAGAAGCCATCGCCCACTTAAAGAATATTAATCCTAAAGATTATAATAACCATGAATTTTATTTTCACCTCGCAACCTCTTCCCATTTGATGAATGACAAAGTAAAAGCCTATCACTATGGTACTCTTGCACTATCCCATTTTCGGGAAACCAATAATTTTAAAAGAATTCTTGATACAGAAACCGTTTTACTGATACAAATGGGTACATACGACCTTTGCCAATTTGAAGAAACCGTAAAGCAGTATCATACATTAATCAAATCCTGCCGGACTCATAAAGAAGAAGCCAGGGAAATGAACCTTTGGCATAATCTTGCCGTTGAATACTTTGCAAAAGGCTTTTATTCAGAAGCAAGCGAAGTATACAAAAAGCTATTGGAACAATGGGAGGTTAATCCAAACCCGCCTTTAAAATTAAGTGCTATAAGAGGTTATGTTCATAGCTGCCTTAATTTGGATCATTATAATAAACAAAATCTCAGATCCTTGCTGGACGATGGCCGCAGGCTAGCTGAACAATTTCAAAATAAAACCTATCAATATGTTTTTTATATGCTCGATATCCTTTTAGAAGATAAAGACATAAATGATTACTATTTCTTTTTAGAAAACACATTCCTTCCCCACCTTTATGAATTAGGGAATAGCACATTAATCACTCTCTATGAAAAAGAACTGTTTCATTATTACAGGAAGTCGTCACAGCATGAAAAAGCAAGCGGACTTGCAGCCAAATACTTCGAACCCCAAGTTCATTAA
- a CDS encoding helix-turn-helix domain-containing protein, with protein sequence MLEGEIIRYYREKSGLTQAMLGEGICTPTHVSKIERGKTAYSPEIISLFSAVLNIDIQKEIEYFRDLDKRLQEWHKAIIMYRVARAEEIKNELESSPFIQSSKYAAHYLLLKARYHLLHQELEETSRIIKKISNEFPNLSPFERNLFFHVQGMYYINQAIKPDNPDQQKALQVLKNIDIDEYGNEEYFYHLAIAYHYIDSKIMAYMLAEKSLQHFKNTNNYTMAIKAESIILLQISSDILTDMDKLAERYNQLIWDCERIGFHDFKGLLYNNLGFEYFNREQYAEAKDCYKQALRLADRNTIIYLQRLYSYLNSCIEGKLSGKTALLKKACKGIQVSKELKSTLYLSLFKLSKYQLYHQREKYFKYLEEKAFPEFIKIKHMILMRRYGKKLYEYYIETGNHEKAIHLNRQLEGKELINV encoded by the coding sequence ATGCTTGAAGGGGAAATTATTAGATACTACCGGGAAAAATCAGGGCTCACACAAGCCATGTTAGGTGAAGGAATTTGTACTCCTACCCATGTAAGCAAAATTGAAAGAGGGAAAACTGCGTATTCACCGGAAATTATTTCACTTTTCTCTGCCGTTTTAAATATTGACATTCAAAAGGAAATTGAATACTTCCGGGATCTGGACAAGCGCCTGCAGGAATGGCATAAAGCCATCATCATGTATAGAGTAGCCAGGGCGGAGGAAATCAAAAATGAATTGGAAAGCTCGCCTTTTATTCAATCTTCTAAATATGCAGCCCACTATCTTCTTTTAAAGGCAAGATATCATTTACTGCATCAGGAATTAGAGGAAACATCCCGGATCATTAAGAAAATAAGCAATGAGTTTCCAAACCTCTCCCCTTTTGAGAGAAATTTATTTTTCCATGTTCAAGGGATGTATTATATTAACCAAGCAATAAAACCTGATAATCCGGATCAGCAAAAAGCGCTTCAGGTATTAAAAAACATCGATATTGATGAATATGGCAATGAAGAATACTTTTATCACCTGGCAATTGCCTATCATTATATCGATTCAAAAATCATGGCTTACATGTTAGCGGAAAAATCATTGCAGCATTTCAAAAACACGAACAACTACACGATGGCGATAAAAGCGGAATCCATTATCCTCCTGCAGATCAGCAGTGATATCTTGACCGACATGGATAAACTGGCAGAACGATATAATCAACTAATTTGGGACTGTGAACGAATTGGTTTTCATGATTTTAAAGGCCTGTTATACAATAATTTAGGATTTGAGTATTTCAATAGGGAACAATATGCGGAGGCAAAGGATTGCTACAAACAGGCCCTGCGTTTAGCTGACAGGAATACAATCATTTATCTTCAGCGATTATATTCTTACCTTAATTCCTGTATAGAAGGCAAATTATCCGGTAAAACAGCCCTTCTTAAAAAAGCTTGTAAAGGAATTCAGGTGTCAAAGGAGCTTAAAAGCACTTTATACTTATCATTATTTAAACTTTCTAAGTATCAGCTTTACCACCAGCGTGAGAAATATTTTAAGTATTTGGAAGAAAAGGCCTTTCCTGAATTTATTAAAATTAAGCATATGATTCTCATGCGCAGGTATGGCAAAAAGCTTTATGAATATTACATCGAGACAGGAAATCATGAAAAAGCCATTCATCTGAACAGGCAGCTTGAAGGCAAAGAATTAATTAATGTGTAG